A region from the Benincasa hispida cultivar B227 chromosome 8, ASM972705v1, whole genome shotgun sequence genome encodes:
- the LOC120083213 gene encoding dolichol kinase EVAN isoform X2, translating to MQFWSTSACCLSVLMLLWNAMHESDVVSQAFPQRLWRLRLGLGCKILYGAVCYSSLATIYPNVVRVALMLSWILCHGLIASKLIRHLLCTFPACASIGEALLVTAGLVLYFGDMLGCTIAKMLGAFSSSDLVSFQYMMNRSEISPIIQGLLLGLLLCSVVFKRLHVWECILNTENSEAEKYFEIRRSMIFFALLGFILIVVIPSWMMLVHEFDTHPFLWVISFTFSEPLKRISLCVYWLSLICASILRFYNISRSSKIERILLRKYYHLMAVLMFLPALIFQPRFLNLAFGAALAVFLALEIIRVWRIWPLGQPVHQFMNAFTDHRDSELLIVSHFSLLLGCALPIWMSSGYNDRPLAPFAGILSLGIGDTMASVVGHKYGVLRWSKTGKKTIEGTAAGITSVLAACSILLPLLASTGYILTERWLSLLLAVTISGLLEAYTAQLDNAFIPLVFFSLLCM from the exons ATGCAATTCTGGTCCACATCAGCTTGCTGCTTGAGTGTGCTTATGCTCCTCTGGAATGCTATGCATGAGTCTGATGTTGTTTCACAAGCTTTCCCCCAACGTCTTTGGAGATTGAGGCTTGGTTTAGGGTGTAAGATTTTATATGGGGCTGTGTGCTATAGTTCCCTAGCAACAATATATCCTAATG TTGTCCGTGTGGCTCTTATGTTGTCCTGGATACTCTGTCACGGGTTAATTGCTTCTAAATTGATTCGGCATCTTCTTTGTACTTTTCCAGCTTGTGCATCCATTG GGGAGGCACTCTTGGTTACAGCTGGACTTGTTCTCTACTTTGGTGACATGCTGGGATGTACTATTGCTAAG ATGCTTGGGGCTTTTAGTTCGTCAGACTTGGTTTCTTTTCAGTATATGATGAACAGAAGTGAGATTAGTCCCATAATTCAG GGTCTgctgcttggccttcttctgtGCTCAGTGGTCTTTAAACGTCTCCACGTATGGGAATGCATTTTGAACACAGAAAACTCTGAAGCCGAGAAATACTTTGAGATTAGAAGATCTATGATATTTTTTGCTCTCCTTGGATTCATTTTGATTGTGGTCATCCCATCATGGATGATGTTAGTTCATGAATTTGACACACATCCTTTCTTATG GGTCATATCCTTCACATTTTCAGAACCACTTAAAAGGATATCTTTATGTGTCTACTGGTTGTCACTTATATGTGCATCTATTCTGCGGTTCTATAATATCTCAAGAAGTAGCAAGATTGAGAGAATTCTTCTTCGTAAATACTATCATCTCATGGCTGTTTTGATGTTTCTTCCTGCACTTATCTTTCAG ccAAGGTTTCTCAATCTAGCCTTTGGTGCAGCTTTGGCAGTTTTCTTGGCATTAGAAATTATTCGA gtatggagGATTTGGCCTTTGGGCCAACCTGTGCATCAATTTATGAATGCTTTCACAGACCACCGAGACTCTGAACTTCTTATTGTGAG CCACTTCTCACTTCTATTGGGATGTGCGCTTCCTATTTGGATGTCCTCTGGTTACAATGACCGTCCACTTGCACCTTTTGCTGGAATACTGAGTCTTGGAATTGGAGATACAATG gCATCTGTTGTTGGCCACAAGTATGGTGTCCTTCGGTGGAGCAAAACTGGCA AGAAAACCATTGAAGGCACAGCAGCTGGTATTACATCTGTCCTGGCCGCTTGTTCCATTCTGCTTCCACTTCTAGCATCCACCGGATATATTTTGACAGAG CGGTGGCTGTCTCTGCTCCTAGCCGTCACAATTAGTGGTTTGTTGGAGGCTTATACAGCACAACTTGACAATGCTTTCATACCACTTGTGTTCTTCAGCCTTCTTTGCATGTAG
- the LOC120083213 gene encoding dolichol kinase EVAN isoform X1 — protein sequence MAFSMTPLLNGERAVVLFFITSVLVSLPFSLLYIGLALSLLTVAALWIEIQAESSNSLHQFKTRPGASSGILLGAITLPAVMLAKMIQLTRAFSSNHIALEEIETWTMQFWSTSACCLSVLMLLWNAMHESDVVSQAFPQRLWRLRLGLGCKILYGAVCYSSLATIYPNVVRVALMLSWILCHGLIASKLIRHLLCTFPACASIGEALLVTAGLVLYFGDMLGCTIAKMLGAFSSSDLVSFQYMMNRSEISPIIQGLLLGLLLCSVVFKRLHVWECILNTENSEAEKYFEIRRSMIFFALLGFILIVVIPSWMMLVHEFDTHPFLWVISFTFSEPLKRISLCVYWLSLICASILRFYNISRSSKIERILLRKYYHLMAVLMFLPALIFQPRFLNLAFGAALAVFLALEIIRVWRIWPLGQPVHQFMNAFTDHRDSELLIVSHFSLLLGCALPIWMSSGYNDRPLAPFAGILSLGIGDTMASVVGHKYGVLRWSKTGKKTIEGTAAGITSVLAACSILLPLLASTGYILTERWLSLLLAVTISGLLEAYTAQLDNAFIPLVFFSLLCM from the exons ATGGCTTTCTCGATGACCCCGTTGCTGAACGGAGAGAGAGCAGTGGTCCTATTCTTCATCACCAGCGTCTTGGTTTCTCTCCCATTCTCCCTCCTCTACAttggtcttgctctctctcttcTTACCGTTGCCGCTCTTTGGATCGAAATCCAAGCAGAGAGTTCCAATTCTCTTCATCAATTTAAGACCAG GCCAGGTGCTTCATCGGGAATACTATTGGGAGCAATTACACTACCTGCTGTAATGCTTGCTAAGATGATTCAGCTTACTAGAGCTTTCTCATCCAATCACATTGCACTCGAGG agATCGAGACTTGGACTATGCAATTCTGGTCCACATCAGCTTGCTGCTTGAGTGTGCTTATGCTCCTCTGGAATGCTATGCATGAGTCTGATGTTGTTTCACAAGCTTTCCCCCAACGTCTTTGGAGATTGAGGCTTGGTTTAGGGTGTAAGATTTTATATGGGGCTGTGTGCTATAGTTCCCTAGCAACAATATATCCTAATG TTGTCCGTGTGGCTCTTATGTTGTCCTGGATACTCTGTCACGGGTTAATTGCTTCTAAATTGATTCGGCATCTTCTTTGTACTTTTCCAGCTTGTGCATCCATTG GGGAGGCACTCTTGGTTACAGCTGGACTTGTTCTCTACTTTGGTGACATGCTGGGATGTACTATTGCTAAG ATGCTTGGGGCTTTTAGTTCGTCAGACTTGGTTTCTTTTCAGTATATGATGAACAGAAGTGAGATTAGTCCCATAATTCAG GGTCTgctgcttggccttcttctgtGCTCAGTGGTCTTTAAACGTCTCCACGTATGGGAATGCATTTTGAACACAGAAAACTCTGAAGCCGAGAAATACTTTGAGATTAGAAGATCTATGATATTTTTTGCTCTCCTTGGATTCATTTTGATTGTGGTCATCCCATCATGGATGATGTTAGTTCATGAATTTGACACACATCCTTTCTTATG GGTCATATCCTTCACATTTTCAGAACCACTTAAAAGGATATCTTTATGTGTCTACTGGTTGTCACTTATATGTGCATCTATTCTGCGGTTCTATAATATCTCAAGAAGTAGCAAGATTGAGAGAATTCTTCTTCGTAAATACTATCATCTCATGGCTGTTTTGATGTTTCTTCCTGCACTTATCTTTCAG ccAAGGTTTCTCAATCTAGCCTTTGGTGCAGCTTTGGCAGTTTTCTTGGCATTAGAAATTATTCGA gtatggagGATTTGGCCTTTGGGCCAACCTGTGCATCAATTTATGAATGCTTTCACAGACCACCGAGACTCTGAACTTCTTATTGTGAG CCACTTCTCACTTCTATTGGGATGTGCGCTTCCTATTTGGATGTCCTCTGGTTACAATGACCGTCCACTTGCACCTTTTGCTGGAATACTGAGTCTTGGAATTGGAGATACAATG gCATCTGTTGTTGGCCACAAGTATGGTGTCCTTCGGTGGAGCAAAACTGGCA AGAAAACCATTGAAGGCACAGCAGCTGGTATTACATCTGTCCTGGCCGCTTGTTCCATTCTGCTTCCACTTCTAGCATCCACCGGATATATTTTGACAGAG CGGTGGCTGTCTCTGCTCCTAGCCGTCACAATTAGTGGTTTGTTGGAGGCTTATACAGCACAACTTGACAATGCTTTCATACCACTTGTGTTCTTCAGCCTTCTTTGCATGTAG